The Callithrix jacchus isolate 240 chromosome X, calJac240_pri, whole genome shotgun sequence genome contains a region encoding:
- the ATP6AP2 gene encoding renin receptor: protein MAVFIMLLALVAGALGNEFSILRSPGSVVFRNGNWPIPGERIPDVAALTMGFSVKDDLSWPGLAVGNLFHRPRATIMVMVKGVDKLALPPGSVISYPLENAVPFSLDSVANSIHSLFSEETPVVLQLAPSEERVYMVGKANSAFEDLSVTLRQLHNRLFQENSVLSSLPLNSLSRNNEVDLLFLSELQVLHDISSLLSRHKHLAKDHSPDLYSLELAGLEEIGKRYGEDSEQFRDASKILADALQKFADDMYNLYGGNAVVELVTVKSFDTSLIRKTRTILEAKQAKNPASPYNLAYKYNFEYSVVFNMVLWIMIGLALAVIITSYNIWNMDPGYDSIIYRMTNQKIRMD, encoded by the exons GTGCTTTGGGGAACGAGTTTAGTATATTAAGATCACCAGGGTCTGTTGTTTTCCGAAATGGAAATTGGCCTATACCAGGAGAGCGGATCCCAGATGTGGCTGCATTGACCATGGGCTTCTCTGTGaaagat GACCTTTCTTGGCCAGGACTCGCAGTAGGTAACCTGTTTCATCGTCCTCGAGCTACCATCATGGTGATGGTGAAGGGAGTGGACAAACTGGCTCTACCCCCAGGCAGTGTCATTTCATACCCTTTGGAGAAT GCAGTTCCTTTTAGTCTTGACAGTGTTGCAAATTCCATTCACTCCTTATTTTCTGAGGAAACTCCTGTTGTTTTGCAGCTGGCTCCCAGTGAGGAA AGAGTGTACATGGTAGGGAAGGCAAACTCAGCGTTTGAAGACCTTTCAGTCACCTTACGCCAGCTCCATAATCGCCTGTTTCAAGAAAACTCTGTTCTCAGTTCACTCCCCCTCAATTCTCTGAGTAGGAACAATGAG GTTGACCTGCTCTTTCTTTCTGAACTGCAAGTGCTACATGATATTTCAAGCTTG CTGTCTCGTCATAAGCATCTTGCCAAGGATCATTCTCCTGACCTATATTCACTGGAGCTGGCAGGTTTGGAAGAAATTGGGAAGCGTTATGGGGAAGACTCTGAACAATTCAGAGATGCTTCTAAGATCCTTGCTGATGCTCTGCAAAAG tttgcagatgacatgtacAATCTTTATGGTGGGAATGCAGTGGTAGAGTTAGTCACTGTCAAGTCATTTGACACCTCCCTCATTCGGAAGACAAGGACTATCCTTGAGGCAAAACAAGCG AAGAACCCAGCAAGTCCCTATAACCTAGCGTATAAGTATAATTTTGAATATTCTGTGGTTTTCAACATGGTACTTTGGATAATGATCGGCTTGGCCTTGGCTGTGATTATCACCTCTTACAATATTTGGAACATGGATCCTGGATATGACAGCATCATTTATAGGATGACAAACCAGAAGATTCGAATGGATTGA
- the MPC1L gene encoding mitochondrial pyruvate carrier 1-like protein yields the protein MARMAALWQKTRNYFLSKEFREYVTSTHFWGPVANWGLPLAAFKDMKESPELISGRMTTALIFYSAIFIRFAYRVQPRNLLLMACHGTNVVAQSVQASRYLHYRFGGGTKAEAGDPPATTAAAATSPSSQPPKQAS from the coding sequence ATGGCTAGGATGGCGGCACTGTGGCAGAAGACCAGAAATTACTTCCTGAGCAAGGAGTTCCGGGAATACGTGACCAGCACTCACTTTTGGGGTCCCGTGGCCAACTGGGGCCTGCCACTGGCTGCCTTTAAGGACATGAAGGAGTCGCCGGAGCTCATCAGTGGCCGCATGACTACTGCGCTCATCTTCTACTCGGCGATCTTCATACGCTTCGCCTACCGCGTACAGCCTCGAAACCTGCTGCTGATGGCGTGCCACGGCACCAACGTGGTGGCTCAGAGTGTGCAGGCCAGTCGCTACCTACACTACCGCTTCGGCGGCGGCACCAAGGCCGAAGCCGGCGACCCTCCGGCTACCACCGCCGCCGCTGCCACCAGCCCCAGTTCCCAGCCCCCGAAACAAGCTTCTTAA